The following coding sequences are from one Gadus morhua chromosome 10, gadMor3.0, whole genome shotgun sequence window:
- the atoh8 gene encoding transcription factor atoh8 has product MRNPHGGADEWNKPDSTKADGSAASVPGIMNKKFKRKSRKPKRLYSSALDDSAEDFQQGNLLEDENQEELCGLGHQAPVPKHSTTDGKQQITSSQNDALDMRIGHQVPAITARLSQSPVSQLPHLRTSRWFTSISHHQSNGNTFVPALGFPALNTANPSHDPAPVVHHPHAYPQDRSLPGHLGGGQDRGDRAVIVPVSTGAYRTDGHSSDSQEDSPQESGSRPDPPPGGVPEIKAVQQTRRLLANARERTRVHTISAAFEALRKQVPCYSYGQKLSKLAILRIACNYILSLAQLAELDDASADHSSLTFSQCVEQCTRTLQAEGRSKKRKE; this is encoded by the exons ATGAGGAACCCTCATGGGGGGGCCGACGAATGGAATAAACCCGACAGCACCAAAGCAGATGGGTCGGCGGCGTCTGTCCCGGGGATCATGAACAAGAAGTTTAAGAGGAAGTCCCGCAAGCCCAAGCGGCTGTACAGCAGCGCGCTGGACGACTCTGCGGAAGACTTTCAACAAGGTAACCTCCTAGAAGATGAGAATCAGGAGGAACTATGTGGACTAGGGCATCAAGCCCCGGTACCGAAACACTCAACAACCGACGGTAAGCAGCAGATAACGTCGAGTCAGAACGACGCCTTAGACATGAGGATCGGTCATCAAGTCCCCGCCATCACCGCACGGTTGTCCCAATCCCCTGTCTCTCAGCTGCCTCACCTGCGCACCTCTCGCTGGTTCACATCCATTTCCCATCACCAGTCCAATGGCAACACGTTTGTTCCTGCACTTGGGTTCCCTGCATTGAACACAGCCAACCCAAGCCACGACCCTGCCCCCGTCGTCCACCACCCGCACGCCTATCCCCAGGACCGCTCACTGCCCGGTCACCTGGGTGGGGGCCAGGACAGAGGCGACAGAGCGGTCATTGTACCGGTGTCAACCGGAGCCTATCGGACAGACGGGCACTCCTCAGACAGCCAGGAGGACTCGCCCCAG GAGTCGGGGTCTAGACCCGACCCCCCCCCTGGGGGTGTGCCGGAGATCAAAGCTGTGCAGCAGACCCGCAGACTGCTGGCCAACGCCAGGGAGAGAACCCGCGTCCACACCATCAGCGCCGCCTTCGAAGCCCTGAGGAAACAG GTGCCCTGTTACTCCTACGGCCAGAAGCTGTCCAAGCTGGCCATCCTGCGCATCGCCTGCAACTACATCCTGTCCCTGGCCCAGCTGGCCGAGCTGGACGACGCCTCCGCTGACCACAGCAGCCTGACCTTCTCCCAGTGCGTGGAGCAGTGCACCCGCACGCTGCAGGCTGAGGGCCGCAGCAAGAAACGCAAG GAGTGA
- the tmem129 gene encoding E3 ubiquitin-protein ligase TM129, whose protein sequence is MESPDVTFTLAYIVFTFCFVFTPNEFRSAGLTVQNLFSSWLGSEDIGFIQYHVKRSSLTLLVHSSIPLGYYAGMCIAAPEKNLPYINQVSAGWQAFLGLSLCLQLLSVGLIFYWSRCRWSNHPISRALQVHTGPQWAGWGAVATSINTEFRRIDKFASGAPGARVIVTDTWVMKVTTYYVHVAQQTDAHLTVTESRQHQMSPDSGTPTQTLTLRVASINQAVNPFDIRLMSTEYSELREKLHAPIRSAANVVIHQTINDRFLDTFRAQADLNQPYLLPSEMEVELCIGCMQVPAGAKLIRLCCEEGYDSGSECRQCFCRPMWCLSCLGRWFSSRQDQDRPETWLASSVPCPTCRSKFCILDVCLVR, encoded by the exons ATGGAATCTCCCGATGTGACATTCACTTTGGCTTATATAGTGTTTACGTTTTGTTTCGTGTTCACCCCAAACGAGTTTCGGTCGGCGGGTTTGACCGTCCAGAACCTGTTCTCCTCCTGGCTGGGCAGTGAGGACATAGGCTTCATTCAGTACCACGTTAAGAGGAGCAGTCTTACccttctggtccattcttcaaTACCCCTTG GGTACTATGCTGGGATGTGCATAGCTGCTCCAGAGAAGAACCTGCCATACATCAATCAG GTGAGCGCCGGCTGGCAGGCCTTCCTCGGCCTGTCGCTATGTCTGCAGCTGCTCAGCGTGGGGCTGATCTTCTACTGGTCGCGCTGCCGCTGGTCCAACCATCCAATCAGCAGGGCTCTGCAGGTCCACACTGGTCCCCAGTGGGCGGGATGGGGTGCCGTGGCAACAAGCATCAACACAGAGTTCAGAAGGATTGACAAGTTTGCCTCGGGAGCTCCCGGAGCAAGGGTCATTGTGACGGACACCTGGGTGATGAAG GTGACAACATATTACGTCCATGTGGCCCAACAGACCGACGCCCACCTCACGGTGACGGAGTCCAGACAGCACCAGATGAGCCCAGATTCAGGGACCCCCACTCAGACACTGACCCTTAGAGTGGCCAGCATCAACCAAGCTGTGAATCCGTTTGATATCAG GTTGATGTCCACAGAGTACAGCGAGCTGAGGGAGAAGCTGCACGCTCCGATCAGAAGTGCTGCCAACGTAGTGATACACCAGACCATCAACGACCGCTTCTTAGACACCTTCAGAGCTCAGGCTGACCTCAAccagccctacctgctccccaGTGAGATG gaggtagagctctGTATTGGCTGTATGCAGGTCCCTGCTGGAGCTAAGCTGATCAGGCTCTGCTGTGAAGAAG GTTATGACAGCGGCTCTGAGTGCCGGCAGTGCTTCTGCAGACCCATGTGGTGCCTGTCCTGTCTGGGCCGCTGGTTCTCCAGCcgccaggaccaggaccggcCGGAAACCTGGCTGGCCAGCAGCGTGCCATGCCCCACCTGCAGGTCCAAGTTCTGCATCCTTGACGTGTGTCTGGTCCGCTGA